A stretch of Blautia liquoris DNA encodes these proteins:
- a CDS encoding glycosyl hydrolase 2 galactose-binding domain-containing protein yields MGQDFFQSIAMTKHPDKHKDREVPAPLLREVQLEEVSRPKFHVPWQKDPSWEEQQEQFKQDLDRLRIWSKPFLKNYLPKMNLQIKTIQLEDFEFRYLEQNEVFMNQNDPEKKWTHVRIPDYKGPAEEDGNWEAYYKYEFSLALLNQEIQSCQEKDRVVLRFQCVDYIAKVYLNGNYIGSHEGIFAPFSFDITKYLEEDNELIVLCKNEIPILGTGPVLDGDKIYAATGPGWDDSDLGWHHCPAGAGIFGKVELQVRPEIYVDDIFVRPEIDLDYVELRIGVHNYTLEVKEDYEFCIRLMPRNYVGKQIGELTAHISYIGPGKNEYRYRIPVKDYRLWCPDEPWLYGAFIEVKKDEHAISERIRNFGMKKFVSDESCTPKGKFYLNNRPIVLRGANEMGNLQQCAMSGNISQLIDDILIAKLCHMNFYRITQRPVQDEIYDYFDMLGMMNQCDFPLFGFLRRPQVSEALKQVGEMEHLVRGHVSTCMVTFINEPMCIRRTENPEDKFSKRYEMKGHRHLQRDELEAFFQAARKVIYIENPDRVVKNAEGDYDGPTLEGMPDFHCYTMWYTNHGEPIGKLMRGYLPPVKEGWMTGCGEYGAEGLDNEDVMNKRYPKEWLKDSVDGNWYPDKIVKSQTYLVHGDWYKEQQNVHDWIVKSQEHQAKATRLMTDAFRRRADIINQTAIHLLIDAWPAGWMKALVDCERNPKRAYFAYQKALIPLRINLYTGRNHVYDDEVVDIEAWLLNDTAENRNLTIIAEIFEEGEDRPYQTFEKAAEADAANACYAGKINVRFQQRKEQNRTVIIKAGIFDENYILLNQETLNLQIYRRQSTEIESYVYGRAAQDLADKLVYTKKKKIIGETLDVWMLSKFDSDILAKFENYIKSGGRGILLMTEDTPAFQLFEYQVSTRPGTEVFFAAALDVYEKYSIEMVYNNKKGYVDATASCTIETTIPGRDIVYTYDKKPTESQLGPKPRKPIVKICRIGMGTVILVTLCCNGRIGYNPGLDQLMIKLIEGEIV; encoded by the coding sequence ATGGGTCAGGATTTTTTTCAAAGCATAGCGATGACAAAACATCCAGATAAACATAAGGATCGAGAGGTTCCGGCACCATTGCTGCGTGAGGTTCAGCTTGAGGAGGTCAGCCGGCCAAAATTTCATGTTCCCTGGCAAAAAGATCCCTCCTGGGAGGAACAACAAGAACAATTTAAGCAAGATTTGGATAGACTTAGGATTTGGTCCAAACCCTTTTTGAAGAATTACCTTCCAAAGATGAATCTGCAAATTAAGACTATCCAGTTAGAAGATTTCGAGTTTCGTTATCTGGAGCAGAATGAAGTTTTTATGAATCAGAACGATCCTGAGAAAAAGTGGACACACGTTCGAATTCCTGATTATAAGGGACCTGCCGAAGAAGATGGGAACTGGGAGGCTTATTATAAATATGAGTTTTCTTTAGCTCTTCTGAATCAAGAGATTCAATCATGCCAGGAGAAAGATCGGGTTGTTCTACGCTTTCAGTGCGTGGATTATATTGCCAAGGTGTATCTGAATGGAAATTATATCGGGAGCCATGAAGGGATTTTTGCACCTTTTTCTTTTGATATTACAAAGTATCTGGAAGAAGACAATGAGCTCATTGTCTTGTGTAAGAACGAGATTCCGATTCTTGGGACAGGGCCGGTCCTGGATGGCGATAAAATATACGCAGCGACCGGTCCCGGATGGGATGATTCTGATTTGGGATGGCATCATTGTCCGGCTGGTGCCGGGATATTTGGAAAGGTAGAATTACAAGTCCGGCCGGAGATATATGTCGATGATATTTTTGTACGCCCGGAAATTGATTTGGATTATGTGGAGCTTCGAATAGGGGTACATAATTATACTTTAGAAGTAAAAGAGGATTACGAGTTTTGCATCAGGCTGATGCCAAGAAATTATGTTGGAAAACAAATTGGAGAATTAACTGCACACATCTCCTATATAGGCCCAGGGAAGAATGAATATAGATATCGTATTCCTGTAAAAGATTATAGATTATGGTGCCCGGATGAACCATGGTTATATGGAGCTTTCATTGAAGTTAAAAAAGATGAGCATGCCATATCCGAGCGAATCAGAAACTTTGGTATGAAAAAATTTGTCAGTGATGAGAGTTGTACACCAAAGGGAAAATTTTATTTAAACAATAGGCCAATTGTATTAAGAGGTGCCAATGAGATGGGAAATTTGCAGCAATGTGCAATGAGCGGAAACATCTCGCAGCTGATTGATGATATTCTGATCGCTAAGCTTTGTCATATGAACTTTTACCGCATCACACAAAGACCTGTTCAAGACGAAATTTACGATTACTTTGATATGCTGGGAATGATGAATCAGTGCGATTTTCCATTGTTTGGTTTTTTGCGAAGACCACAAGTATCGGAGGCTTTAAAGCAGGTTGGAGAAATGGAACATTTAGTTCGAGGACATGTATCCACCTGCATGGTGACGTTCATCAATGAGCCCATGTGTATTCGCCGTACAGAAAATCCTGAGGATAAGTTTTCTAAGAGATATGAAATGAAAGGACATCGACATCTGCAAAGAGATGAATTGGAAGCGTTCTTTCAAGCAGCAAGAAAGGTTATCTACATTGAGAATCCGGATCGCGTGGTTAAGAATGCAGAAGGTGACTACGATGGTCCAACGCTTGAAGGTATGCCGGATTTTCACTGTTATACCATGTGGTATACAAATCATGGTGAGCCAATTGGGAAACTTATGAGGGGATATCTTCCGCCAGTTAAAGAAGGATGGATGACAGGTTGTGGCGAATATGGTGCAGAGGGACTTGATAATGAAGATGTTATGAATAAGCGATATCCGAAAGAATGGTTAAAAGACAGCGTGGATGGCAACTGGTATCCAGATAAAATTGTGAAATCGCAAACGTATTTGGTCCATGGGGATTGGTATAAAGAGCAGCAAAACGTTCATGATTGGATAGTAAAAAGCCAGGAACACCAGGCGAAAGCGACCAGACTAATGACGGATGCATTTCGAAGAAGGGCCGACATCATCAACCAAACCGCCATTCATCTCTTGATTGATGCCTGGCCCGCCGGCTGGATGAAAGCACTGGTTGACTGCGAAAGGAATCCAAAAAGAGCTTACTTTGCTTATCAGAAAGCTTTAATCCCGCTGAGAATAAATTTATATACAGGCCGAAATCACGTGTATGATGATGAAGTTGTCGATATTGAAGCATGGCTTTTGAATGATACGGCTGAGAATAGAAACCTTACAATCATTGCAGAAATTTTTGAAGAGGGCGAGGACAGACCTTATCAGACATTTGAGAAGGCTGCAGAAGCAGATGCAGCAAATGCGTGTTATGCCGGAAAAATCAATGTCAGATTTCAACAAAGGAAAGAGCAGAATCGAACAGTTATTATAAAAGCTGGAATCTTTGACGAGAATTACATCTTGTTAAATCAAGAGACACTAAATTTGCAGATTTATCGAAGACAATCTACAGAGATTGAATCGTATGTCTATGGCAGAGCAGCGCAGGATCTCGCTGATAAACTAGTGTATACGAAGAAGAAAAAAATCATAGGTGAAACACTCGACGTATGGATGCTGAGCAAATTTGATTCTGACATTTTAGCTAAATTTGAAAACTATATAAAAAGTGGGGGAAGGGGAATTTTACTTATGACAGAAGATACCCCGGCCTTTCAATTGTTTGAATATCAAGTGAGCACACGTCCTGGTACAGAAGTGTTTTTCGCAGCCGCCTTGGATGTATATGAAAAGTATTCAATAGAGATGGTATACAACAATAAAAAAGGTTATGTAGATGCGACTGCCAGCTGTACGATCGAGACAACAATCCCCGGCAGAGATATCGTCTATACATACGATAAAAAGCCAACGGAATCTCAATTAGGACCTAAACCCAGAAAACCAATTGTAAAAATATGCAGGATTGGAATGGGTACGGTCATACTTGTAACATTATGCTGTAATGGGAGAATTGGATATAATCCCGGATTAGATCAACTGATGATAAAACTTATAGAAGGTGAAATAGTATGA